AGGTCCGTCTGGGTGTGCCCCATCAGGTGGACGTCCTCGTGGAGCCGCTGGAAGTTGAGTTCGACGTAGGCCGTCGCCAGTAACGCGAGCGCGGCGAACGAGAGCGCAACGTACGGGTCAATGCGATCGTACGCCGCTCGGAGGCGAGCAACCCGTTCGCTCCAGTGCGGACCGAGACGCGAAGCAACACTCGGTGAGCCCACATCCGCACTCGAACTCGCACTCGAGTTCGAGCTCGACTGTGCGTTCGACTCTGCCGCAGCGGACGACGAGGGTTCGGATTCGGCTGCTGAGACACTGGCGGTGTCGGTGTCGGTGTCAGCGGGAGTGTCGGTGTCAGTGTCAGCGGGAGTGCCACTGTCTGCTTCGGTTTCAGCTTCAGCTTTGGCCTCCGCTTCAGCTTCAGCTTCAGCTTCAGCTTCGGCTTCGGCTTCGGCTTTGTACCGCCGTCTCACCACATCGAGATAGTACAGCGCCAGTCCCAGACCGAGAAACACGTTCGAGTACCGAAGCCGCATCCACATCAGCGAGTACGCGTAGTAGATCGTCCACACCGTGAAGGAGATTGCAAACAGCGTCACCAACACGTTGAGCACGAGCAACCGCGTTACCGTCACTCGCCGCGGGATATCCGTCGCTACGAACGGCGGCAACCGGTCGTTGATCGGAGCTGCAAGTGGAATCGGGAGTTCCATCGTGACTCAGTCTCAGGGCTCGTCGGCGCGTTCGAACTCGTCCTGCCAGATACCCAGTTCCTCGTAGAAGTCCGCCGCCGCCGCGTGGAACGGAATATCGTCGTAGGCATTCTCCAGCCAGAACTCCTCGTCCTCGAGTGGTGCGAGCACAGCACTGTACTCTTCGAGTTCCGCGCGGTGCTCGTGCATGAGCTCTAAGAAGTTGTAGACGAGGTCGTAGTCGAGGTCAGCCCGCGACATGAAATTGTACGCAAACGTCGGGCAGTGGACCTCGTCGGGGACCGACGCTGGCGTGGCCTCGCCCTCCTCGAGTTCCGCGCCGTCAAAGGACTCGATGAGCAGGCGATCGTCGTCTTCCCACTCGGCGAGCACATCGTCGTCGACGTCGAGAATCGAGAGATCGACCGTGCTCATCATCTCCTGGAGCCAGCCGGGCTCGATGTCGAAGTTCATGTAGGTGCCGACGCCGACATCGAGGCGACCCTCCTGCATCGCACTGCTCTGCTCGCCGTAGGTGAGGCTCTCTCGTTCGTAGTCATCGACCGCCGCGTCGAGGGCGTGCTCGAGTGCGGGTGCAGTCCCAGACCCTTCTGGCGTTGGTGAAACGCCGTGGTCTTCGGTGATGTCGGTGAGAGTCTCGAGGTCCTCGTTTGCGGTACAGAAGAACCACGGGAGGTCGTAGTAGTGAAAGACTTGCGAGATCTGGAAGTCGAGATCACCGAGTTGGCCGGTGCCTTCGGAAATTTCGTGCGCCGACCAGTTCTGGAGATAAACCATTTCGGCCTCCTCGTTGGAGAGTGCGCCGATGTTGGCTTCAGTTCCGCGACTCGTCTGGGCTTCGGCGAAGAGGTTGTCAGTATATTCGTTGACAACCGCCGTAATTCCCTGGTTGGCGGCGTAGGCGGTCGTCCCTTCTGTGGCGGTTCGCATTCGAACGGGGTCCTCATCTTGACTGTCAGAACAACCCGCGAGTGCTGCCGTCACGCCGGCACCGGCGGCGCTCAACACTGCGCGTCGACTCGTCAGTTTGGACTGACCACTCGGTTGGTGTGCCATGCCATGCACGTCTGTAAGCCATTATTATATATGTACCGAAACAAACCTAAGCACAGGAAATCAGTTCACAGTTTTTGTAAAATCAAACGTCGGCTACACGAAGGCGTGTGGATGACAGGCAAACCATAATACCTATGCTTCCGTTGGCTGATGTTCAATCCATGCTGGATTTCGTTCAGCTCGAAGCGGATTTAGACCAGGAAGAACGGTTGATCCGGGACACTGCCCGGGAGTTCGTCGAGGAGCACGTCAAGCCTGACATCGGCGAACACTTCGAAGAGGGAACGTTCCCAACCGAACTGATTTCCGAGATGGGCGAGCTCGGCTTCTACGCGCCCAACCTCGAGGGATACGGTTCACCGAACGTCTCCGAGACGGCCTACGGGCTGTTGATGCAGGAGCTCGAGGCCGGCGACTCGGGACTGCGCTCGATGGCCTCCGTACAGGGTGCGCTCGTCATGTACCCGATCCACGCCTACGGCAGCGAGGAACAAAAGGAAGAGTGGCTTCCAAAGCTCGGTCAGGGTGAGGCCGTCGGCTGTTTCGGCCTCACCGAACCCGAACACGGCTCGAACCCGTCGGGAATGGAGACCTACGCCGAAGCGGACGGCGACGGCTACGTTCTCAACGGTTCGAAGACCTGGATCACGAACTCACCAATTTCGGACGTCGCCATCGTCTGGGCGCGCGACCGCTCGAGTGAAGACAATCCCGTTCGCGGCTTCCTCGTCGAGACCGACCGCGACGGTGTCTCGACGAACAAGATCACCGAGAAGCTCTCGCTGCGCGCGTCGATCACCGGCGAGATTGGATTGAACAATGTTCACGTTCCGGAGGAGAACGTCCTGCCGGGCGTCTCCGGCATGAAAGGACCACTCTCCTGTCTCACGCAGGCCCGCTACGGCATCGCCTGGGGGGCGATCGGTGCAGCGCGTGACGCCTTCGAGGAGGCACGACAGTACGCACAGGACCGCGAACAGTTCGGCGGCCCGATCGGTCGATTCCAGCTCCAGCAGCGCAAGCTCGCGGAGATGGCGACCCAGATCACGCTCGCACAGTTGCTCGCCTACCGACTGGCCGAGCTCAAAGAGCGCGGTGACATGCAGCCACACCACGTCTCGCTGTCCAAGCGCAACAACGTCCGCATGGCTCGCGACCAGACCCGCGTCGCCCGCGAGATGCTCGGCGGCAACGGCATCACCACGGACTACTCGCCGATGCGTCACATGGCGAACATGGAGACGGTCTACACCTACGAAGGTACCCACGACATCCACACGCTGGTGCTCGGCGAGGAGCTAACCGGTATCAAGGCTTACCAGTAAGCGAACGCTGGCGTCAGCGCCTTCACCTTCACCTTCGACTTCCGACTACCACATCGCTGTCTTCTCTGCTCTGCTCGTTTTGTCTCTCTCCGTCTCCGCTCACACTGCTCGTCTCTCACTCTGCTCGCCTCTCACTAACTCGGTTCTAGACACCCGTCCGTTGCACGCTCCGAAATATGCTACCTCACACTGAGCAGGGCCGAACAGCGGACAACAGTAGTCTCCAACGACGGTGCCAAACGAGTTGTACTCGAGACACTGAAGCGGGCGCGTGGAGCCGGTCAGTCGTACTCGACAGTTGGAATCTGGACTCGTGTTCCAGAGAGCGGACACACCAGTTCGCATGGTGAAACACCGCAGTTACTGTGTGAAATGGACGTTACACGGTAGCAGCCAGCACTGGTCGCAAACAGGCTCAAGCGTCACATTTGCCATCGTCTGTTTCACGCTGAGGTAGTCTCGTTTTACTCTCCGGAACATTCATTGGCGCGCCGCCGGAACGCGCTGCTATGCGCACCGACCGAACCGACCGGGACGATGTGGGGGTTTCCACGACCCGCAAAACGTTCGAAATCCTCGAAACGCTCGCGGACGAGGACGGCGTGACGATCACGGAACTCACCCGTCGAACGTCGTTCACCAAGAGCACCGTCTACCGCCACCTCTCGACGCTCGTCGACCTCGGCTACGTCGTCGAGCGCGACGGCGCGTACTTCGTTGGTTTTCGGTTCCTCGAGATCAGCGAGCAGGCCCGCGGCCGCAAGAAGGGGTACACCGCGGCGAAACGGAAGGTGTTCGAACTCGGCAAGGAGACTGACGAGCGCGCCGTCTTCATCGTCGAGGAGGACTACGAGGGGGTCTACATCCACCGATATGGAAGCCTCTCCGATACGATGATCGGCAAACGCCGCCCGCTGCACTCACTGGCCGCCGGAAAGACGATCCTCTCGGAGTGGGACGACGACGCCGTCGCCGAGTTCATCGACACCGTCGGGCTGGATCCCAGCACGGACAACACCATCACCGATCCCGACGAACTGTACGCCGAACTCGAGACGATTCGCGAGCGCGGTTACGCGGTGAACAACGAGGAGCACATGGCCGGCCTCCGTGGCGTTGCCGTCCCGGTCTATACACCGGACGAGACGCTGCTCGGTGCACTGAGTGTGTTCGGGCCGACGAGTCGGTTCAAGGACGAGTACGTCCACGAGGAACTGCCAAATCGCCTCTGGGACAAGGCGGGCGAAATCAAAGTGACGCTGGCGTACGGCTGAGCTACAGGCGCTGGTCGCAGTATTCGGTTCTCGTTCTCGTTCTCGTTCTCGCTCTTGCTCTTGCTCTCTGTCTATCCGTTGTATACACCTCATAGCCCGCCTGAACGAAAGGCACCAGCCAGTCCAATTTCGGCATACGAAACGAGCCCCAGCGAGTGTCGGACTGGGGACTACCGCCTTGCTATGAAGGGACACTATCAGCCGTCGCTGTTTCACCAGTATCCCAGATGGTGGTAGCAAGTGTCCGCCATGCGGAACGAGCGTCTTATCGGACGGGCGTGCCACCACCGAAACGACTTTCGGGGGCTGACCGAAAGTCGTCGCAAACGATGGATCACGAGAACGATCGGTGGGGTTGGAATCAACGCGAGATACAGCCATCGAAGCCGGGAGCTGCCAGCTCACCATGACCGACGAATCGTCGACGCCAGGTCCGAAGCCGAAAGTCGCCCGTCTCATCGACGCGTACGGGCCCGAACTCGCTGGAATCGGTGAGGAACTCGAGGCACGGTGGACGGACCCCGAGACCGACGACAGCCTGCGGACGCTCGCAGACTGGTTCAACGAGCAACTGCTACAGGCGGCGCTCGCCGACGCCGGCGTCGAGACGGTCACCGACGACGTCTCACAGCTCTACTCGCTGCTCGCAGGTGATACCGGGAGTCGCGGCGAACGAACACAGATCGAGCGTCGACTCGAGCGCCAGGGCGTCGACGTGGCGTCA
The DNA window shown above is from Natrialba magadii ATCC 43099 and carries:
- the rdfA gene encoding rod-determining factor RdfA, producing MTDESSTPGPKPKVARLIDAYGPELAGIGEELEARWTDPETDDSLRTLADWFNEQLLQAALADAGVETVTDDVSQLYSLLAGDTGSRGERTQIERRLERQGVDVASLTDEFVSYGAIRSYLTGYRNASPPPADGRANAATTARTIDGLRQRTVAVTESKLDRLQDTDQLRVGPHRVFADVQVLCERCGKQYDVADLLDAGSCDCYES
- a CDS encoding TAXI family TRAP transporter solute-binding subunit, encoding MAHQPSGQSKLTSRRAVLSAAGAGVTAALAGCSDSQDEDPVRMRTATEGTTAYAANQGITAVVNEYTDNLFAEAQTSRGTEANIGALSNEEAEMVYLQNWSAHEISEGTGQLGDLDFQISQVFHYYDLPWFFCTANEDLETLTDITEDHGVSPTPEGSGTAPALEHALDAAVDDYERESLTYGEQSSAMQEGRLDVGVGTYMNFDIEPGWLQEMMSTVDLSILDVDDDVLAEWEDDDRLLIESFDGAELEEGEATPASVPDEVHCPTFAYNFMSRADLDYDLVYNFLELMHEHRAELEEYSAVLAPLEDEEFWLENAYDDIPFHAAAADFYEELGIWQDEFERADEP
- a CDS encoding IclR family transcriptional regulator produces the protein MRTDRTDRDDVGVSTTRKTFEILETLADEDGVTITELTRRTSFTKSTVYRHLSTLVDLGYVVERDGAYFVGFRFLEISEQARGRKKGYTAAKRKVFELGKETDERAVFIVEEDYEGVYIHRYGSLSDTMIGKRRPLHSLAAGKTILSEWDDDAVAEFIDTVGLDPSTDNTITDPDELYAELETIRERGYAVNNEEHMAGLRGVAVPVYTPDETLLGALSVFGPTSRFKDEYVHEELPNRLWDKAGEIKVTLAYG
- a CDS encoding acyl-CoA dehydrogenase family protein, with amino-acid sequence MLDFVQLEADLDQEERLIRDTAREFVEEHVKPDIGEHFEEGTFPTELISEMGELGFYAPNLEGYGSPNVSETAYGLLMQELEAGDSGLRSMASVQGALVMYPIHAYGSEEQKEEWLPKLGQGEAVGCFGLTEPEHGSNPSGMETYAEADGDGYVLNGSKTWITNSPISDVAIVWARDRSSEDNPVRGFLVETDRDGVSTNKITEKLSLRASITGEIGLNNVHVPEENVLPGVSGMKGPLSCLTQARYGIAWGAIGAARDAFEEARQYAQDREQFGGPIGRFQLQQRKLAEMATQITLAQLLAYRLAELKERGDMQPHHVSLSKRNNVRMARDQTRVAREMLGGNGITTDYSPMRHMANMETVYTYEGTHDIHTLVLGEELTGIKAYQ